A genomic segment from Gracilinanus agilis isolate LMUSP501 chromosome 1, AgileGrace, whole genome shotgun sequence encodes:
- the TBL3 gene encoding transducin beta-like protein 3 isoform X2, producing MEQFVSGTWNEDMGPTTYVALLELSNPEQLLLFSSAMDCTIRVWGLQAGACLAMLSSHYSTVTSLAFSDDGHTMVSSGRDKICTVWDLKTRTSVKTVPVFESVESVVLLPKGGDPELGMNTPGLHLLTAGDRGVLRIWEVESGNCVHTQKPIAGEGGPGREITHCALVPTAGLIMAVTAEHNILLYDAHNLRLHKQFAGYNEDVLDVRFLGPEDSHIVVATNSPRLKVFELETSDCQILCGHTDIVLALDVFRKGRLFTSCAKDQSVRIWRMNATGKVHCIAHGSGHTHSIGTISCSRLKETFLVTGSQDCTIKLWPLPEPVTSKKMTKDPNCDPFPLQAQATQRAHDKDINSVAVSPNDKLLASGSQDRTAKLWSLPDFSLLGVFSGHRRGVWCVQFSPMDQVLATASADGSLKLWGLQDFSCLKTFEGHDASVLRVTFVSRGTQLLSSGSDGLLKLWTIKTNECVRTLDGHEDKVWGLHCNRQDEAVVTGASDARILLWKDVTETEQAEEQARQEEQILKQQELSNLLQEKQYLRALGLAISLDRPHTVLTVVKAILKDVEGPKKLEEKVLKLRKDQKEALLRFLVTWNTNSRHCHEAQAVLGVLLQHESPEELLAYEGIQASLEALLPYTERHFQRIGRTLQAAMFLDFLWQTMKLPETSAIPTL from the exons ATGGAGCAGTTCGTGTCTGGGACTTGGAACGAAGATATGGGACCCACCACCTACGTGGCTCTCCTGGAGTTGTCCA ACCCTGAGCAGCTGTTGCTCTTCTCTTCGGCCATGGACTGCACTATCCGTGTCTGGGGTCTTCAGGCTGGAGCCTGCCTGGCCATGCTGAGCAGTCACTACAGCACAGTCACTTCACTGGCCTTCAGTGATGATGGCCACACCATGGTCAG TTCTGGCCGGGACAAGATCTGTACTGTGTGGGATTTGAAGACTCGGACCTCAGTGAAGACAGTCCCTGTTTTTGAG AGTGTGGAGTCTGTGGTGCTGCTTCCAAAAGGAGGGGATCCTGAATTGGGCATGAACACCCCAGGGCTGCATCTACTCACAGCTGGAGATCGAG GAGTGCTTCGGATATGGGAGGTTGAATCTGGGAACTGTGTGCATACCCAGAAACCTATTGCTGGTGAAGGTGGCCCTGGGCGAGAGATCACACACTGTGCCCTGGTCCCAACTGCTGGGCTGATCATGGCTGTCACAGCTGAGCACAACATCCTCCTTTATGATGCCCACAACCTTCGCCTTCATAAACAG ttTGCTGGCTATAATGAGGATGTGTTGGACGTGAGGTTCCTGGGTCCTGAAGATTCCCACATTGTTGTTGCCACAAATAGCCCCCGACTGAAAGTGTTTGAGCTGGAAACGTCTGATTGCCAGATCCTATGTGGGCATACCG ACATAGTCCTGGCTTTGGATGTTTTCCGGAAGGGCAGGCTCTTTACCAGCTGTGCCAAG GACCAGAGTGTGCGCATATGGAGAATGAATGCCACTGGGAAGGTGCATTGCATAGCCCATGGCTCTGGCCACACGCACAGCATAGGCACCATCAGTTGCTCCAG GCTAAAGGAAACCTTCCTGGTAACTGGGAGCCAGGACTGCACCATAAAGCTGTGGCCCCTTCCCGAGCCCGTAACATCCAAGAAAATGACCAAAGACCCCAACTGCGACCCTTTTCCTCTACAGGCTCAGGCCACCCAGCGGGCTCATGACAAG GATATTAACAGTGTGGCCGTGTCTCCAAATGACAAGCTGTTGGCATCAGGTTCCCAGGACCGAACGGCTAAGCTGTGGTCCCTGCCTGACTTTTCCCTGCTGGGTGTCTTCTCTGGCCACCGGCGAGGCGTGTGGTGTGTTCAGTTTTCCCCCATGGACCAGGTGCTGGCTACCGCCTCCGCCGATGGCTCCCTGAAGCTCTGGGGGCTCCAAGACTTTAGTTGCCTCAAG acATTTGAGGGTCATGATGCATCAGTGCTGAGAGTAACCTTTGTGAGCCGAGGGACACAGCTGCTGTCCAG TGGCTCAGATGGCCTGCTCAAACTGTGGACCATAAAGACCAATGAGTGTGTGCGGACACTGGATGGGCACGAGGACAAGGTGTGGGGCCTGCATTGCAACCGGCAGGATGAAGCAGTTGTGACTGGAGCCAGTGATGCTCGGATCCTCCTCTGGAAG GATGTGACTGAGACAGAACAGGCAGAAGAGCAGGCGAGGCAGGAGGAACAGATCCTGAA GCAACAGGAACTCTCTAACCTGCTACAAGAGAAGCAGTACCTTCGAGCCCTGGGCCTGGCCATCTCTCTGGACAGGCCGCACACTGTGCTGACAGTTGTCAAAG CCATCTTGAAGGATGTTGAGGGTCCGAAGAAGCTGGAGGAGAAGGTGCTGAAGCTCCGGAAGGACCAGAAAG AGGCCCTGTTGAGATTCTTGGTCACATGGAACACAAATTCCCGCCATTGCCACGAAGCCCAAGCTGTGCTGGGTGTCCTACTACAGCACGAGAGCCCTGAAGAGCTGCTGGCCTACGAGGGGATCCAGGCTTCCCTGGAAGCACTGCTGCCCTACACAG aGCGGCACTTCCAGCGAATCGGTCGGACGCTGCAAGCCGCCATGTTCTTGGACTTTCTGTGGCAGACCATGAAGCTACCCGAGACTTCAGCCATCCCTACCCTATAG
- the NOXO1 gene encoding NADPH oxidase organizer 1, with protein sequence MTGPQELVLVRGVGFVLDRRSQPSGSQIFIFSVLWSDGSDSFIYRTFQEFRQFHKRLKDTFPLEAGLLKSSDCVLPKFQDAFILLPSRRTRRGLARLQMLEAYSQELLGAPETVSRSEVVTGFFQTQPGDLEPVLPQHSMVIIPSSWERPEQRPKKPPALGPDIYTLETQTFRCLDSFSTQDTRGRPFKVGAGEELDVFLRSPTGWWLVENADKQIAWFPAPYLEEVTPKEGCEEMPAIPSSGLLFWSAVAYQGSREDELSVPAGARVTVLEASERGWWRCRYRGRDGLLPAVLLHRCPDSGSAGGLGVLLRAGRGPLGLGLEPEPGPLGHGEATPRGSRAREGRLPAFAQPARPSSPRSSSESDWDSEDGEHSGATPDSGSFPAVPARPESGDILRRCCSVTRRAHLRPGAARSPAPTRTAGLLMSAPHPSPTPSLAGSPTSGPHVEL encoded by the exons ATGACTGGACCCCAAGAGCTAGTGTTGGTGCGAGGAGTGGGCTTTGTCCTGGACAGGCGTTCTCAG CCTTCTGGTTCCCAGATATTCATCTTCTCAGTGCTCTGGTCGGACGGCAGTGACAGCTTCATCTACAGGACCTTTCAGGAGTTCCGTCAATTCCAT AAAAGACTGAAGGACACCTTTCCCTTGGAGGCAGGTTTGCTGAAGAGTTCCGATTGTGTCCTCCCCAAGTTTCAAG ATGCCTTCATACTTCTCCCCAGTCGAAGGACACGAAGGGGACTGGCCCGTTTACAGATGCTGGAAGCCTATTCTCAGGAACTTCTGGGGGCCCCAGAGACAGTATCTCGAAGTGAGGTGGTCACTGGCTTTTTCCAGACTCAGCCTGGGGATTTGGAGCCAGTCCTGCCCCAGCACAG CATGGTGATCATACCTTCCTCCTGGGAGAGGCCAGAACAGAGACCAAAGAAGCCCCCTGCCCTAGGACCAGACATCTACACCCTGGAGACCCAGACTTTCCGGTGCCTTGATAGCTTCAGTACACAGGACACCAGGGGCAGGCCCTTTAAGGTTGGAGCTGGAGAAGAGCTGGATGTGTTTCTAAGATCGCCCACAG gcTGGTGGCTGGTAGAGAATGCGGACAAGCAGATAGCCTGGTTTCCTGCACCCTACCTCGAGGAGGTAACTCCAAAGGAGGGATGTGAGGAGATGCCTGCGATACCCAGCAGTG GGCTCCTGTTCTGGAGCGCGGTAGCTTACCAAGGCAGCCGAGAGGACGAGCTGTCTGTGCCTGCGGGGGCCCGGGTGACCGTGCTAGAGGCGTCTGAGCGCGGCTGGTGGCGGTGCAG GTACCGTGGCCGCGATGGCCTCTTGCCAGCCGTGCTCCTGCATCGCTGCCCGGACTCCGGGAGCGCCGGCGGGCTGGGCGTGCTCCTGAGGGCGGGCCGGGGCCCACTGGGGCTCGGGCTGGAGCCTGAGCCTGGACCACTAGGCCACGGCGAAGCCACGCCTCGCGGGAGCAGGGCCAGGGAGGGGCGCCTCCCCGCGTTCGCCCAGCCTGCTCGGCCCTCCAGCCCGCGCTCAAGCTCAGAGTCAGACTGGGACAGCGAAGACGGGGAGCACAGCGGGGCCACGCCGGACTCGGGATCCTTCCCTGCCGTGCCCGCCCGGCCCGAGTCGGGTGACATCCTGCGGAGATGCTGCTCTGTGACCCGGAGAGCCCATCTCCGCCCGGGCGCCGCGAGGTCTCCAGCACCCACTCGAACTGCTGGGCTGCTGATGTCTGCACCCCACCCTTCCCCCACTCCTAGCCTGGCCGGCTCCCCGACCTCCGGTCCCCACGTTGAGTTGTGA